A single region of the Polyodon spathula isolate WHYD16114869_AA chromosome 5, ASM1765450v1, whole genome shotgun sequence genome encodes:
- the LOC121316395 gene encoding trace amine-associated receptor 7a-like, giving the protein MIQYIETYLIVTFLLPCSTMVSVYTKIFIVAKMMCKMMGTLTWVVYFNSSINQIIHALFYPWFQKSLKLILTFKIFSPASCLTNLFPETQFC; this is encoded by the exons ATGATTCAGTACATAGAAACCT ATCTGATAGTTACTTTTCTCTTGCCTTGTTCTACAATGGTAAgtgtatatacaaaaatatttatagtTGCAAAAATGATGTGCAAGA TGATGGGTACTCTCACATGGGTAGTTTATTTTAACTCCAGCATTAATCAAATTATCCATGCCTTGTTTTATCCCTGGTTTCAGAAGTCACTGAAACTTATACTAACATTTAAGATATTTAGCCCAGCATCCTGTTTGACTAATTTGTTTCCAGAAACTCagttttgttaa
- the LOC121316397 gene encoding trace amine-associated receptor 13c-like translates to MDLSKLKEIENIQYCFPSDNSTCPKELHTPTNILLLSLAVADFALGLFVMPFTMVRFIETCWYFGDIFCLFHSNIDLALSAISVFHLIFIAVDRYFAVCDPLLYTAKITMRVAWLFAAISWIVGILYICTIVYFKGNTEGQEGFDPCPGDCIIVFNAVWGTLDTIVTFFLPCSVMLGIYIKIFTVAKRHERVISTIEDQMQPIEGRKVKASRSKEGKATKTLTIVIGVFVVCWLPYFVNSLMDPFINFSTPPVVVDALQWLGYFNSGFNPIIYALFYPWFQKALYVVVTCKIFSPDSSFINLFPESN, encoded by the exons ATGGATTTATCAAAACTGAAGGAGatagaaaatatacagtattgttttccatctgataaCTCTACTTGCCCCAAAG AGCTCCATACACCAACTAACATCCTTCTGCTTTCACTGGCTGTAGCAGATTTTGCTCTAGGGCTATTTGTGATGCCATTCACTATGGTTAGGTTTATTGAAACCTGTTGGTATTTTGGGGATATATTCTGCCTTTTTCACTCCAATATTGACCTGGCTTTGTCAGCTATTTCTGTTTTCCACTTGATATTCATTGCTGTTGATCGTTATTTTGCTGTGTGTGATCCATTGCTGTACACTGCCAAAATAACAATGCGTGTGGCATGGCTGTTTGCTGCAATTAGCTGGATAGTTGGAATACTTTACAtatgtacaattgtttattttaaaggcaaTACTGAAGGTCAGGAAGGCTTTGATCCATGTCCAGGAGActgtataattgtttttaatgctGTATGGGGTACATTAGATACAATTGTCACATTTTTTCTACCATGTTCTGTGATGCTGGGCATTTACATAAAGATTTTTACTGTGGCAAAAAGGCATGAAAGAGTAATCAGTACAATTGAAGACCAAATGCAGCCAATAGAAGGAAGGAAAGTCAAAGCATCACGAAGTAAGGAAGGAAAAGCGACTAAGACATTAACTATTGTAATAGGTGTATTTGTTGTTTGCTGGTTACCATACTTTGTTAACAGTCTAATGGATCCATTTATAAACTTTTCCACTCCCCCAGTAGTAGTTGATGCACTGCAATGGCTGGGATATTTCAATTCTGGCTTTAACCCAattatttatgctttattttatCCTTGGTTTCAGAAAGCTCTATATGTTGTTGTGACATGCAAAATATTTAGCCCAGATTCCTCCTTCATAAATTTGTTTCCAGAAAGCAACtga